One stretch of Aeromicrobium fastidiosum DNA includes these proteins:
- the typA gene encoding translational GTPase TypA codes for MPIRSDLRNVAIVAHVDHGKTTLVDAMLQQQGHFDEHHQLTERAMDSGDLEREKGITILAKNTAVRYNGPGAPEGGVTINIIDTPGHADFGGEVERGLSMVDAVILLVDASEGPLPQTRFVLRKALAAKMPVVLVVNKVDRPDSRIAEVVDETYELFLDLLEDGASEDALDFPVVYASARAGRASLNKPEDGGLPDSENLIPLFQTIMDAVPAPEYTEGAPLQAHVTNLDASPFLGRLALVRVFQGTLKKGAQVAWMKHDGTVEKVKITELLITEELERVPGESAGPGDIVAIAGIPDITIGETLADPENPVALPLITVDQPAISMTIGTNTSPLAGREKGTKVTARLVKDRLDRELIGNVSLKVVETERPDAWEVQGRGELALAILVEQMRREGYELTVGKPQVVTQEVDGKIHEPMERLTIDAPEEYLGAITQLLAVRRGRMEQMINHGTGWVRMEFIVPARGLIGFRTEFLTDTRGTGIAHQTFEKYEPWAGEISTRPSGSLVSDRAGAATSYAMTNIQERGTLFIEPATEVYEGMIVGENSRADDMDINIVREKKQTNVRSNADEFEKLVPPRKLSLEQSLEFCREDECVEVTPASVRIRKIILDATERNRANRGKK; via the coding sequence ATGCCCATTCGCTCCGACCTGCGCAACGTCGCAATCGTCGCCCACGTCGACCACGGCAAGACCACGCTGGTCGACGCCATGCTCCAGCAGCAGGGTCACTTCGACGAGCACCACCAGCTCACCGAGCGTGCCATGGACTCCGGCGACCTCGAGCGCGAGAAGGGCATCACGATCCTCGCCAAGAACACCGCGGTCCGCTACAACGGCCCCGGTGCCCCCGAGGGCGGCGTGACGATCAACATCATCGACACCCCCGGGCACGCCGACTTCGGCGGTGAGGTCGAGCGCGGCCTGTCGATGGTCGACGCGGTCATCCTGCTCGTCGACGCGTCCGAGGGCCCGCTGCCCCAGACCCGCTTCGTGCTGCGCAAGGCCCTCGCGGCCAAGATGCCGGTCGTCCTGGTCGTCAACAAGGTCGACCGTCCCGACTCGCGCATCGCCGAGGTCGTCGACGAGACCTACGAGCTGTTCCTCGACCTGCTCGAGGACGGCGCCAGCGAGGACGCCCTCGACTTCCCCGTCGTCTACGCCTCGGCCCGCGCCGGTCGCGCCTCGCTCAACAAGCCCGAGGACGGCGGACTGCCCGACAGCGAGAACCTCATCCCGCTGTTCCAGACCATCATGGACGCCGTGCCGGCCCCCGAGTACACCGAGGGCGCGCCGCTGCAGGCGCACGTCACCAACCTCGACGCCTCGCCGTTCCTCGGCCGCCTCGCGCTCGTCCGCGTCTTCCAGGGCACCCTCAAGAAGGGCGCGCAGGTCGCGTGGATGAAGCACGACGGCACGGTCGAGAAGGTCAAGATCACCGAGCTGCTCATCACCGAGGAGCTCGAGCGCGTGCCCGGCGAGAGCGCCGGCCCCGGCGACATCGTCGCCATCGCGGGCATCCCCGACATCACGATCGGCGAGACGCTGGCCGATCCCGAGAACCCCGTCGCGCTGCCGCTCATCACGGTCGACCAGCCGGCCATCTCGATGACGATCGGCACCAACACGTCCCCGCTCGCCGGACGCGAGAAGGGCACCAAGGTCACCGCCCGCCTCGTCAAGGACCGCCTCGACCGCGAGCTCATCGGTAACGTGTCACTCAAGGTCGTCGAGACCGAGCGTCCCGACGCCTGGGAGGTCCAGGGACGTGGCGAGCTCGCGCTGGCGATCCTCGTCGAGCAGATGCGTCGCGAGGGCTACGAGCTCACGGTCGGCAAGCCGCAGGTCGTCACACAGGAGGTCGACGGCAAGATCCACGAGCCGATGGAGCGCCTGACGATCGACGCCCCCGAGGAGTACCTCGGTGCCATCACGCAGCTGCTCGCCGTCCGTCGTGGCCGCATGGAGCAGATGATCAACCACGGCACCGGCTGGGTGCGCATGGAGTTCATCGTCCCGGCGCGCGGTCTGATCGGCTTCCGCACCGAGTTCCTCACCGACACCCGCGGCACCGGCATCGCGCACCAGACGTTCGAGAAGTACGAGCCGTGGGCCGGCGAGATCTCCACCCGCCCTTCGGGCTCGCTCGTCTCCGACCGCGCCGGCGCGGCGACGTCGTACGCGATGACCAACATCCAGGAGCGCGGCACGCTGTTCATCGAGCCCGCCACCGAGGTGTACGAGGGCATGATCGTCGGCGAGAACTCGCGCGCCGACGACATGGACATCAACATCGTCCGCGAGAAGAAGCAGACCAACGTCCGCTCCAACGCCGACGAGTTCGAGAAGCTGGTGCCGCCGCGCAAGCTGTCGCTCGAGCAGTCGCTGGAGTTCTGCCGCGAGGACGAGTGCGTCGAGGTC